The following coding sequences lie in one Musa acuminata AAA Group cultivar baxijiao chromosome BXJ3-1, Cavendish_Baxijiao_AAA, whole genome shotgun sequence genomic window:
- the LOC135629343 gene encoding uncharacterized protein LOC135629343 isoform X4, translating to MDPGEGRELPSAGDEETIARKKSRRVSFADITAIHVFDRDDDYETPPDSRQVSADGGADVEAVGFHEGVPDSDGSKGSLRGREDEDDDENEEDDEDDGEQERFVRDMDSSSPGSAVGSVTSYDDDNFFGPVSTSFIGSGRLSEAGMSDDTNHDVTLDSTAFSLHFRNIALADDCTADSMRSMRTPTGDATTADAASIIVPTGSKNPFLGSKLFAGNLSGSVGGSSNMSLIEEKSSKYDYGKLSSTLVNLLDQVNRSIQTRSPKSANKVIASDSHLSEVSGAKESGENETRIRKAAGLNATGDCPLDSHLLEGSAKDTTTEQIVNSNAPEENIHLDHSISKTAEGRVTTFGKDSHKDANEVTQSGIDVTSRNINLLVPLHKGSRSKSTMQSDHVHRALHKNQQSGNNYPSSVSSQSTARIPASAIASSREHSLEAEGGMHTPKSSLQPFQALLQGSVSSLRAKRQQLFLSPVKEQPPSSLESELTRHGERISAIKNHISKFRTLEAPDLDNFQLGVSRKGHVPLDHEGMFKKEADISVVKCSSDPVINMEDSLLNSVQKTRAKAHNVDAKHLGFAGLDDARESTPRKADDAVTLSDLSFHLSWSETNMLQSSLISNDLAKKASDPDAHDVSQREKIKFKESCQPINTSSEVDHLDHSFVQDSLPAEGDLVGKKRRIEQSLVMDESHISKISRTEKSPIFSSEPVATKPMIHLAHPSEIIDQSLETGGQRTAVHWSDIFSKVSDAKKLVFSPIIHKLALQELDILEDMLGELQVARKYLKISSSLRNNDHLDDLHRQRVTEAWFLQDKFLYEQAKMQIKRAKLDQLRGKAHSIQSGLNECNSLKSMLSQLCLQNTRGVQNKENQVHSVSSITSCRNKEADERTASMRQELKMLEQKEDHLLKSLGVCCKIKGNMSTDGITKVANERLEMRNRIKIIHQQSRLWELSNTVKRDNKHDIVLNYCNFLFQSLM from the exons ATGGATCCCGGCGAGGGGAGGGAGCTCCCGAGCGCCGGCGACGAGGAAACGATCGCGAGGAAGAAGTCCCGCCGGGTGAGCTTTGCCGACATCACCGCTATCCATGTCTTCGACCGCGACGATGACTACGAGACTCCGCCGGACTCGAGGCAGGTCTCCGCCGATGGAGGCGCGGACGTGGAGGCGGTAGGGTTCCACGAGGGTGTCCCTGACAGCGACGGTTCCAAGGGGTCGCTCCGTGGGCGGGAGGATGAAGACGATGACGAGAACGAAGAGGACGATGAGGACGACGGCGAACAGGAGCGGTTCGTGAGGGATATGGATTCTTCTTCGCCTGGAAGCGCCGTCGGTTCCGTGACCTCTTATGATG ATGATAATTTCTTTGGGCCCGTGTCGACAAGTTTTATTGGATCAGGGAGGCTATCTGAGGCAGGAATGTcagatgataccaatcatgatgttACACTGGATTCAACAGCATTTTCGTTGCACTTTCGTAATATTGCCCTGGCGGATGACTGCACTGCTGACTCAATGAGAAGCATGAGGACACCAACCGGAGATGCAACAACTGCTGATGCTGCAAGCATCATTGTCCCAACAGGATCTAAGAATCCATTTCTTGGCAGCAAGCTTTTTGCTGGAAATCTAAGTGGAAGTGTGGGTGGATCAAGTAATATGAGTCTGATTGAAGAAAAATCAAGCAAATATGACTATGGGAAATTATCATCCACTTTGGTAAATCTGCTAGATCAAGTGAACAGAAGCATACAGACCAGATCTCCAAAAAGTGCCAATAAGGTCATTGCATCTGATTCTCATTTAAGTGAGGTATCAGGAGCAAAAGAATCTGGGGAGAATGAAACACGTATACGTAAAGCAGCGGGACTCAATGCAACTGGCGATTGTCCTCTCGACTCACATCTCTTGGAAGGATCTGCTAAGGACACCACCACCGAACAGATTGTTAATAGCAATGCTCCTGAAGAAAATATTCATTTGGATCATTCCATCAGCAAAACGGCCGAG GGAAGGGTTACCACTTTTGGAAAGGACAGTCATAAAGATGCTAATGAAGTAACACAGTCTGGCATCGATGTTACTTCTCGGAATATTAACTTGCTCGTACCTCTGCATAAAGGATCTAGAAGCAAATCTACCATGCAATCTGATCATGTGCACCGGGCACTGCACAAAAATCAACAAAGCGGAAATAACTACCCTTCATCTGTTTCCTCTCAGTCTACTGCAAGAATTCCAGCATCAGCTATTGCAAGTAGTCGAGAACATAGTCTAGAAGCTGAAGGTGGAATGCATACTCCCAAAAGTTCTCTTCAGCCCTTTCAGGCTTTATTGCAAGGATCTGTCTCCTCTTTACGTGCTAAGCGGCAACAACTTTTTCTTAGTCCAGTAAAAGAACAACCTCCTTCGTCCTTGGAGTCAGAACTCACAAGACATGGTGAGAGAATTTCAGCTATTAAGAATCACATTTCAAAATTCAGAACTCTTGAAGCACCAGATCTTGATAATTTCCAATTAGGAGTGTCACGGAAGGGTCATGTGCCCCTGGACCATGAAGGCATGTTTAAAAAGGAGGCTGATATTTCAGTAGTAAAATGCAGCAGTGACCCTGTTATTAACATGGAAGACAGTCTTCTAAATTCTGTTCAAAAGACCAGAGCTAAGGCACACAATGTTGATGCAAAACATTTAGGGTTTGCAGGCCTAGATGATGCTAGAGAGTCAACACCAAGAAAGGCAGATGATGCTGTGACTCTAAGTGACCTTTCCTTCCATTTGTCTTGGTCAGAAACTAACATGCTGCAAAGTTCATTAATTTCTAATGACCTTGCCAAAAAGGCCTCTGACCCTGATGCCCATGATGTTTCACAAAGAGAGAAAATCAAGTTCAAGGAAAGCTGTCAGCCTATAAATACTTCCTCTGAGGTGGATCATCTGGATCACTCTTTTGTTCAAGATTCATTGCCAGCTGAAGGTGATTTAGTTGGAAAGAAAAGGAGAATTGAACAGTCTCTTGTCATGGATGAAAGCCACATCAGTAAAATTAGCAGGACAGAAAAGAGTCCTATCTTTTCAAGTGAACCAGTGGCAACTAAACCTATGATACATTTAGCTCATCCTTCAGAAATTATCGATCAATCCCTTGAAACTGGTGGCCAGCGAACAGCAGTGCACTGGTccgat ATATTCTCTAAAGTGTCTGATGCCAAAAAATTAGTATTTTCTCCAATTATTCATAAACTTGCTTTGCAAGAG CTGGACATCTTGGAGGATATGTTGGGTGAGCTGCAAGTGGCTAGAAAATATCTGaagatttcttcttctttg AGGAACAATGATCACTTGGATGACTTGCACCGACAGAG AGTTACTGAAGCATGGTTTTTGCAAGATAAGTTTTTATATGAACAAGCCAAAATGCAGATAAAGCGTGCCAAGTTGGATCAACTACGT GGTAAAGCTCACTCAATTCAGTCGGGACTTAATGAATGTAATAGTCTTAAATCAATGCTTTCACAGCTCTGTCTTCAGAATACAAGAGGTGTACAGAATAAGGAGAATCAAGTTCACTCTGTTTCATCTATTACTAGTTGCCGAAATAAG GAAGCAGATGAAAGGACGGCATCAATGAGACAAGAGCTAAAAATGCTGGAACAGAAGGAGGATCACCTGTTGAAGTCGCTTGGAGTTTGTTGCAAGATAAAAGGAAATATGAGCACCGATGGAATTACTAAAGTTGCCAATGAACGTTTAGAAATGCGGAACCGTATTAAGATCATTCATCAACAGTCACGG CTTTGGGAATTAAGCAACACAGTGAAAAGGGATAATAAACATGATATTGTGCTTAATTATTGCAATTTCCTCTTTCAAAG TTTGATGTAA